In the genome of Channa argus isolate prfri chromosome 8, Channa argus male v1.0, whole genome shotgun sequence, the window ATATTGGCTAATTAAACGTTCTGCGGCCGTGCATGATGGACTTTACAATGGCCCTCTCATTAATTTGTTGCACGGATTTGAATTAGAAATTGTACAGATGTATTATTCTTTTGTTCTTGGTTACCAAATGTAATCCCAGCATAGCTCCACCTAGGTACAACCTGAGCAGAGAAACATCTGTGTGGGTGAACAGGGCCTTTGATATGGGGTCGTAGAGTTGGTACATTGTTCATCACTATGCATCGGGCAGTGCAGAGAAACTGCAGAGAGACTGCAGAGAAAATTGTTAcgataaattaattaaagtagTTTTATACCCTATTAAAGAACACAGAGTTATGGCAGAGGTTCAGAAAATAACAGTGTTGTAAATAGGAGCCGCAAGTAAAAAGTATTtccaattaatatttttatattaatactgGCTTAGGCAACTGTAATGTGAAAGAGGGCACTTGTACTGCCTAATTAGCAGATAATTATTGCATCAGGATAAACGCATTGAGGTGACCCAAAGGTTAAAGAGCTCTATGCAGTGCTACAATTGTTTAagtgtctttcagctcattgttttgattttacacTCCAACAACAATCAGCTGTTTTCAGACCGGCACTGAACAGcttgggaatgggctgttgcccagagacacttaaaCATATAGCCGAGACCGGGGagggaaccactgaccctgtggtccatggacaactgccttaccaactgagttacagccgcCCCGTACACATTTATTCAATGACTAGCTAGTAATAATGGTGGAACCAGATGTAGATAGTGGGTATTGGACTATATCTGCAGACTGTGTGATTAAGCACTAGTTAGTTAGCTgagcttaaatggtaaaatgtgatATGTCAGTCCTGTGTTTACACCTTCAGCCAAGTgggcaaacaaaaaataaaattcaggtTTAAATTCCAATGCAAATAACCAAAAATGACAAATCAGTTGTTTCTTGGAAAAGAGGACAATATTAGCTAACCTTACAATAAGATATATTCCCACTTTTTACCACCTGAAGTTGAAGCCTTTCATTGCTTTTGCTGTAAAATTACTATAATATGAAATTAAACTTTTGGAGCTAGAAAGCTATATTGTTATATTCGAGTGATCGCCCAGTTTAAACAAGTTTATAGCATTATGACTGTTATAACCTTGGATAGAGGTAATTTAGTTTATTGCATGATTGTTTACGGGTCATGTgagaaatactttaaaacactgaatttgtttttacagattgtTACTATGATTAcgtttcatattttaaatgttgggTATTTTTTCAACCATTAGtaaagtttttgttattttcttgtaAACCTATCACAATCACACTTCTGTAGTTGGCTGAAGAGTTAAAGTTGATGTCCAGTTCATGTTATTGCCACATACTGGACTTTGCTGTGAAGCAAAATACTCTTTGCATACAGTGTAGTAATTCAGTGGTGATAAATTTAAGCTCAAAAGTGAGCTTTCCCCAaacagctaaaaaaaagctCCAGATACCGATCGATTAATCTGTGTCCATTTATAATGAAACTTGAACAAGGCTCCTCAGACTGTGTATCTGGAAGAACAGCTCCAAGTTTCTTCAATGGTGGCCAGTGGGAACAAAAGCCCAGTCAGCTTTCTTTCCACCACTGATATCTTTGGGAACAATCATTTTGTTACAAAATGTTGTGTTATGATAAATGCCACACACAAAGAATGCGACCAGCTTTTGTGGATGAATGCTTAAGATGGATGGAATATCTATTGCATTTTGTAACGGCTTTGTGCTCTAAAAGattgtttcatatttatatttactctTTTATGAACTATTGTTTCTTATCTTACGCTTCCAGTGCTGTGTTATTCTTCATCTTTGCCTTTTGAATTGTGCAATTGCCTGATCTATGTGTATGGCTGAGGTAGAACTGCATTCAGGACGACTGAAGCTAAAACTGGGTTACACTTTATGTGAACTCCAGAATCAAACACTCAGATAACAAACTATTTTAACATCAGCTACGGTACGTGGTACATGGATTGTAACTGACTCTGATTCCTACCCAGCTTTACGTAGGCTACGTCTTTACATATTGCACATTGTTGATAAATAGATGTAATCTCAGTGCACAGAGGTTTGTGCAGCAGCTTAATGCTTTATGGTTACAACACAGTCACAAACTACATTCTAATTTAAGGCTGTTTATAGGCCTAGCAAAATACTAAGAAATTATAATGTATATTATTCATTAAAGTTACTAAAATAATAAGGACCCAAGCACTCTTCCTGAAATAACTGTACTAAAACTACTTACATAACTGAGCCCAACACACTAATAAATGACATGTGATTATTGGTAGGACATGattaagtaaataaattaataggCTCTTTTAATTGTTTGTCCTGTACACAGGAAGGGTATAGGTACAGCAGTGTCGGTGGTGGGTGAAGAAGACACTGATTGGACTCACGGGGACAGAGTGCTACATGTGAAGacatttcatcatgttttatCGCCCTAAATGATGGAATTTCTGCCTAAAACCCACTCCACACATTTCTCTGACCTTCTTCCATTCAGAAACTGCTTACAAAAACATTCtattgaaaaaaatcttttcaatTCCAAATTGAGCGAACCAAATCTTTAGCAATTATTTTGTTAGAATTATGTAGCAATTATACTTTGCCTGTTCAAAGGCACATCAGATAAGCAGCAATCCACAGGAAGTCGTGTTCTTACAGGAAACCAGCGAATGTTCTGCTCAATTCCATGAAACACAAGCAACAATATCTGAAGCTGAATATTAGTAACTTTGTCCATATTTGCAAAGTCTTTACATAAAAAAGATGtgactgtaaagaaaaaaatgacaatgcattactttaaaaatagtaatttctttatttacaaaaattatataatcttaaatactgtagatacacaaatattttaaatgctacattacacatttgaagtttaaaatagaACCGAATGGCTCTCAAACCtatcataaaaatacaaaaataagtcATAACATTCGGTGCCACCCACAGTGAAGTCATAGCAGACAGTGAGTCTCAACAGCAAGTTGAAACgtcataaaataaacatcacatGCACAGAAAGAGCAGGTTCACAATATGTCCAACACTTCATATTGTCCAAAATGATGGTCTTCTATATCATATAATCTGGTATATATCATCTGACATAGGGAAATATTAACATACTGTACCACAACCTGAGAAGTGATGAATTATGAAGTTTTTTACAAATAAGTTTGTTTACATAAGTTTTTTACATAATTGCATTAAGTACTGCTTACagtatacaatatacaacaaaactGAGTGCATCCCTGCACAGTATTATTAAATTGTTCCGACAGGTTCCATCtaatcaaaacaaaattgtgTAGTTTCATGTGACCAAAGAATGTGCTGCCAATATGCACCATATTTTATATGACTTTGTGAGTTTTCTTCTTGGACATTGTCCATAAAGTCTAAATTTATGCAACGTTCTTTGCACAGTCCGATCAGAGATCAACACCAGTTTCCACAAATACTCCTTGTGCTAAGTCAGAAACAATGCAAAACGTGTTTAAAttgtgtggcttttttttttttttttgagattttcCACTGCTTCTTTTGTTACTAATAGCATGGCTCTGTCTATTCCTCTTAACCACTTCTGTAACTGTGATTCAGATCATGATCAGCAGTTCTTGATGTTATTGTGCTcagatctttaaaaaaagactcaCAATTCACACCATAACTGAAGACACTATAGTGTTCGAAGGCTCGTTGTTTTAACCGTTTTCAGGAATAGGGGCTGTAATTAGATGTAGTCCCTGTAAGATGTTATAGTTTTACATCATCAATTTTTGATCAGATCAGAAGTTGCACATGGCTGTACTCAGTTTTGCAGTATGCTGTAGACACAAATTtagcttaaaattaaaaatgtgttgaagTCTTTTTTGAATCCTCATCTTTAGTCATGGCTGGGTTATCATACATCTCCAGACTCTTCTTGTTGTTCCCTGTGATCTTTTCATCCTCATAATTTTTGCAGCACTTGCAgcatttgcagcagcagcaacagtgtttGCTGCAGAAACCAAAGGCTGAGGTCACCACAGCATCCCAGGGTGCCAAGGAATGCAGGGGCCGGGGCAAAAATTCCCAGTTGCGCAGAACGTTGGGCAAGTGGCGGGGGCATCGAGACTGCATCAAGTTGACAATAATCACAAAGACAATCAACACAACTATTGGCACGCCAACGCCAACCAGGACTTGCCAGCCGGCCAGCGACAGGCCAAAGACACTTAGAGGAAATACAAAGAAGCACAGGAGCAGGTAGAGGCCGGCAAACCAGCGATATTTGGCTGTACGATTCCCCAGCCCTCTGGCCAATCTGATGGGCAACCGCGTGAAAGGAATTGGATACCACAGCATGATACCCATGATGTTAAAGAAGAAATGGCAAAGTGCaatctataaaacaaaaacacaaaaatggatAAATATATGCTACAAGTTGACCAAAGTTATAGTAAATAATCCTCTGGAGACCAGAGTACTAAATTACATGGCAATCATCACCAATATCAGTAGAAGTCATCCCCTTGAAACCATGAGTGTCTTTACTAATTATCATTCTAAACCATTGGTTGAGATATGACGGCCTGGGCCACTGATTGACAGGCCACCATGTCCATTTCTAGAGCTATGCTGGTTGAAAAGAGACTTAAAGCAGGGAACCTTTTTGTACCTTACCTGCAAAGAATTGGCTAGTGTTTCTCCAGGGCTAGCCATAGCAGCAAGTATGGCAGTGGTTGTTGTGCCAATATTTGACCCGAGTGTCAGAGGATAAGCCCTCTCAAGGCTAATGACACCAATACCTAGAGAAACACAAGATATAAGTCCtggtgtaaataaaaagaaaaacattttagaacagCAAAATCAGTATGTTAATAGTGACTTACCAACAAGAGGCGTTATAGCTGAGGTGAAGACAGAGCTACTCTGAACAATGAAGGTCATCCCTGCTCCCACGAAAATAGCAATGTAACCAGTAACCCAAGTGAACGGGAAGGGGAAGTCTGttgttaaacagaaacacaggaagTGAGCAGTAAACCCGATGAAGTGAGGACCGTGTGACTGCACACATCATGATCACATGGCCAAAGCAATCAAGCATCACTATTGAAATAGATGTGCTTACTATCAAACTGGCTGCGCGGAGCAGAACTCTTGAGTTTTCATACCTGTGTTGAGCACCTTCTTAATGACCACGGCCACCTGGCCCTTCAGCATGGAGTTAAGCAGCTTGACGATGAAGATGAGGCAGGTGCAGAGGACAACCAAAGACAGAGCCAGAAGAATGAGGCCCACTGCCAGGTCTGGCAAATTAGCATTGACAAAGAGGTGCTTGCCTGCAACAAACAGTCAAACATTAAAGTGTGTGGTGTCAGCAGCTAATTTCTAATACCTTGTTACTAGCAAAGCAACCAAGGCCAGCTTCTGATTTCTACtcaaaaggtttttgttttttttaaggcaagAACTGAGGAATTTATTTTAACTGAGGGCAGAATACTATGAAGAAGTGATCCATTCCATAGTCACATGGCACTCTGTGAGACAGCATGAATAGACCTATTGAGAAGGTAGATGGTCAGGGGAAGGCATTAGCTGAGTCACTGTAACATCTCAAAGGTAGTCATTGTCCAATCATCAGATGTCCTGCATGAAGGAGGTGTTTGTGGTGGAATGGCTCTCTCATATTACACTCAGTCTGGGCGGATAAGTTCATCCTAAttgctttaaaaagtttttcttctttttcccttttttttcacCAATGGAGGCATGCTTACATTTCTCTTGGTAATCGATCCATGTTGTGTTCAACTCGGTCAAGGTCTGGTTTCCTTCCTCCCAACAAACAGCACCAGCAGAGCAACTGTCCACTGTCTCATTCCAGAAAGTCTATGAGAAAAAGCAGGCAGTGCTATAATTAAGAAGCTAATGCAGCTACTGTGTGATCATCTTTAAATGATCGTACGCAACTTTCCACCTTTAATAAAATGACACACCTTCAAAGTGTGACCTAATAACAGACCG includes:
- the slc34a2b gene encoding solute carrier family 34 member 2b gives rise to the protein MVPRPEVGTDSSPKLDDSTPTKDTAIMPAYSTVDLVNQDLGEEDPWELPELTDTGIKWSELDTKGKIMRVLTGIVKFVLLLGLLYLFICSLDVLSSAFQLVGGKAAGDIFKDNAVLSNPVAGLVIGVLVTVLVQSSSTSSSIVVSMVSSGLLDVQSAVPIIMGANIGTSVTNTIVAMMQAGDRNEFRRAFAGATVHDFFNWLSVLILLPLEAATGVLYKLTEVIIRSFNIQSGEDAPDLLNVITDPLTNSIIQLDKSVITGIATGDPAAQNKSLIKIWCKIKKNTTFWNETVDSCSAGAVCWEEGNQTLTELNTTWIDYQEKCKHLFVNANLPDLAVGLILLALSLVVLCTCLIFIVKLLNSMLKGQVAVVIKKVLNTDFPFPFTWVTGYIAIFVGAGMTFIVQSSSVFTSAITPLVGIGVISLERAYPLTLGSNIGTTTTAILAAMASPGETLANSLQIALCHFFFNIMGIMLWYPIPFTRLPIRLARGLGNRTAKYRWFAGLYLLLCFFVFPLSVFGLSLAGWQVLVGVGVPIVVLIVFVIIVNLMQSRCPRHLPNVLRNWEFLPRPLHSLAPWDAVVTSAFGFCSKHCCCCCKCCKCCKNYEDEKITGNNKKSLEMYDNPAMTKDEDSKKTSTHF